A DNA window from Hevea brasiliensis isolate MT/VB/25A 57/8 chromosome 2, ASM3005281v1, whole genome shotgun sequence contains the following coding sequences:
- the LOC110665245 gene encoding uncharacterized protein LOC110665245 produces the protein MLEAMESSVNGGFSHLQSCGDSSEEELSVLPRHTKVVVTGNNRTKSVLVGLQGVVKKAVGLGGWHWLVLTNGIEVKLQRNALSVIEAPTGNEGDDDLEFDNVRWNGSDMASDDTQKSHRSRHRTHKSTGSSHKTMSRSLSCDSQSKGSVSTSRGATKVDLSKLEMAALWRYWRHFNLVDAIPNPSKEQLVDVVQRHFMSQQMDELQVIVGFVQAAKRLKTVCK, from the exons ATGCTTGAGGCTATGGAGAGCTCGGTCAATGGAGGGTTCTCGCACTTGCAGAGCTGTGGAGACAGCAGCGAGGAAGAACTCTCCGTGTTGCCTCGTCACACTAAGGTGGTGGTTACTGGAAATAACAGGACAAAGTCGGTGCTTGTGGGTCTTCAGGGGGTGGTCAAGAAGGCTGTTGGGCTTGGCGGTTGGCATTGGCTG GTTCTTACAAATGGCATTGAAGTAAAGCTACAGAGGAATGCCCTTAGTGTGATTGAGGCTCCCACTGGCAATGAAGGTGATGATGACTTGGAATTTGATAATGTGCGGTGGAATGGATCTGATATGG CATCCGATGACACCCAAAAGTCCCATAGATCAAGGCATAGGACTCATAAATCAACGGGGTCATCTCACAAGACTATGAGCAGGTCTCTCTCTTGCGACTCGCAGTCTAAGGGCTCTGTTTCTACATCTCGTGGGGCCACG AAAGTTGACCTCAGCAAATTGGAGATGGCTGCCTTGTGGAGATATTGGAGACACTTCAATCTT GTGGATGCTATCCCCAACCCATCTAAAGAGCAACTAGTAGATGTTGTTCAGAGGCATTTTATGTCCCAG CAAATGGATGAGTTGCAGGTCATTGTGGGATTTGTTCAGGCTGCAAAGAGACTGAAGACCGTCTGCAAGTAG